A window of Chitinophagales bacterium contains these coding sequences:
- a CDS encoding fibronectin type III domain-containing protein has protein sequence MLRKLLCAFLGLFLLVSSSNAQAGALDPADPDMVFTSTNQPALPAWNTIAKWGHTNRLSWANKTPFQYGYKCYYYNGMVFRIKFPKSYQHNVADGKKYPMLMFLHGLGEKGTLYDNEYQLLHGGSIHADNVNNGNFDGFLFYPQNTTGFYTDGNFINMTQLIDSFVKYIKLDIDRIVVSGLSAGGQATWGFTAQYPKLVSAAMPISAASLGYIQNMPNHITVPFWLSNGGTDAAPAPYTVNEVITAYNNLGGYLRQFFYPTLGHGVWNTYWNEPEYFPSLSVFHKANPLVYFGRTEFCPGDPISVRMGLQAGFFAYEWRKNGVTISGATASEYTATSFGTYSARFKRTSTGAWSEWSPAPIVVQEKTATVTPPISIDGMRSNVLPAPDGSTTVPLSVPTGYTSYEWRRVSDNALMGSTNVINAGPGSYRVRVTEQFGCSSSFSPDYVVISASGSNLPDAASNPTAMAVSNSSLRLDWSENPNPVNNETGYEIYRSTTSGGPYTLITITGQNVLTYTDLGLTPAAKYYYLIRAINGNGAGANSPEFSGTTQSDSQIPTAPTSLAVVGTSRSSVSLSWVAATDDVGIDKYDIYINGNKAYTTSGTSFTVNGLEQQTAYGFSVRARDFSGNISAPSNQVNATTIISGFSFKYVEGTWNNLPNFTTTTPVKTGYTNSFDIVSERLVPDGYGFLWEGVINIPTSGTYNFRTNSDDGSRLWLGARNTTTSPYSFSGTSTVNNDGVHGAQNATSSNLNLTAGTYPIAVAFFDRSSGESLTVSWRTPATGTSYVTIPLTQFTENFTAPGGSPANPSNLVATSASYNKINLSWTDNSNNETGFEIWRSTESESGFTTVGFAAANTTSFVDSFSLAPSTRYYYRLRAVGSAGVSSFIPLNSAQANWKFNGNYDDATGNGRTVTPNNTPTFNSADKQEGSHAVEMNGSTQDLTVTTASGDYIRGGYNAKTVAFWMKADVTSSNRGVFDLGGNDDGLAMYINANQLIAGIASNNTRRSLTTPYNNTGWNHIALVYSGSTLRLYVNGTNVASNTSLGFTSLGTTTDASMIGDDNGTNALNTGFGQFDGKLDNFMIFGKELSASEIVDLMNNVYDYSTAVTAALPAIPGAPTSLNASGISAGNIQLSWNDNSNNETEFEIFRSVGDNSNYRLLATRTSNAGATATYVDEGLFSNVLYFYQVRAKGVGGLSAFSNEASSRTLNTIPVINSISNFTIRYDVPYVLNLSATDGDGENLTLDPGTLPSFATFASTGNGTGTITFNANISHLGSYPVRVIVTDVQGGKDTTDFVVTVNSNYVPTINNVSNLTLDEGGVQVVNLTANDQDGTAGLVWDGTGLPAFVQLNDLGNGQATLTLTPGYAAAGAYTIGLKVNDGNGGSGTNSFVVTVNDKDPGGAVYYVNMLNPGFQAAVSPWNNVSSTATVALANEAGQTGPVTFSILDAPWNSWYEGATTGNNSGILPDDVIRDYYFFGIFGAPETVQFRLAGLPAGYKYNLRLMASSRWTGVADNGSTVFTIGAESHTLNTQNNNQNLAVFTGLTADANGYITVTMSKAPGAPVGYLNGFILEQVFDDGTSPVLPTGLSAQNLPDGTVGIQWTDVAYNETRYEVYRSTSENGVYTLLNPGADNANTTSYVDATVLSSATYYYKIAAVNAYGTSNQTNAVSVTTGNKAPVFAVVANQFVKSGNSSVLNLTASDDAGDVLTMTVTNLPSFASYTSTGNGTGTININPGTDDLGIYKGVKVTVSDNFGASVERVFDISVTDNGTRSWYLNVVGTKGTAEGQQPWNELGGFPFSDLTLSNLKDDNDATTSVGFRLVQNWSEGWNGGMVTGNNSGVFNDNVLKSSIYEESTSPRNFQLTGLNSAKRYNVAILSSNNSGFNTQATWTSGSQSKTFSAAHNSDKLIQLNGLTPDANGTIQVTMTKAAAARFAFFNALVLEEYDASTTPVRPLRLFTETEGQRVRLVWSDRSYNETGFQIWRSVSGGSFSLLTTVGANVENYTDNSVSTNRRYQYRVRAINGATNSGYSNTANAMIAERIVYVNFTGNQTQGSPWNNTTIAPFKDQIQANLLNSQNINTGINLEVTQNFGGTFDVGTTTGTDYPDNVMLTSWWVEGRGDETGIFKLKNLNQAKHYRIGITGSSAWEGDFSGIYTINGTHRYLNTHLNENKAVYFEHVVPNENGEITLSMTGESFANWAFIGGLIIESYDDDGLSGEAVISNGLQGETGYVAPDGDGDALAARSTPANTAPEAVILKGVRISPNPFIDELNLQINLESEASHLSVLMVDLSGKRVYRKELGKTSAGPQLIRIGAGGELSSLKTGVYILNINNNGQSIQTFKLLKNR, from the coding sequence ATGTTAAGAAAACTACTGTGCGCCTTTTTGGGGCTGTTCCTTCTTGTATCCTCATCCAACGCCCAAGCTGGTGCTCTAGACCCTGCCGATCCGGACATGGTCTTTACCTCCACCAACCAACCAGCGCTTCCAGCCTGGAATACCATCGCAAAATGGGGTCATACGAACCGGCTTTCCTGGGCCAATAAAACACCGTTCCAATATGGGTACAAGTGTTATTATTATAACGGGATGGTGTTCCGTATCAAATTTCCCAAATCATATCAGCATAATGTTGCCGATGGGAAGAAATACCCCATGCTTATGTTCTTACATGGATTGGGGGAGAAAGGTACGTTGTATGATAACGAGTATCAGCTTCTGCACGGCGGTTCCATTCACGCAGATAATGTGAACAACGGAAACTTTGATGGATTTCTTTTCTATCCACAGAATACAACCGGATTTTATACCGATGGGAATTTCATCAACATGACACAGTTGATCGATTCCTTTGTAAAATATATCAAACTCGATATTGACCGTATTGTGGTTTCAGGTCTTTCTGCCGGCGGCCAGGCTACCTGGGGTTTTACTGCGCAGTATCCGAAACTGGTGAGTGCAGCAATGCCGATCTCTGCAGCTTCACTGGGGTATATTCAGAATATGCCCAACCACATCACTGTTCCTTTCTGGCTTTCCAATGGAGGAACCGATGCGGCACCTGCCCCATATACTGTTAACGAGGTTATCACAGCCTACAATAATTTAGGGGGTTACCTTCGACAGTTCTTTTATCCAACACTTGGCCACGGGGTGTGGAATACTTATTGGAATGAGCCTGAATATTTTCCTTCCCTGAGTGTATTTCATAAAGCCAATCCGCTTGTTTACTTTGGCCGTACAGAATTTTGTCCTGGCGATCCGATCAGTGTGCGTATGGGTCTTCAGGCTGGATTTTTTGCCTATGAGTGGAGAAAGAATGGAGTAACTATTTCAGGTGCTACTGCCAGTGAATACACAGCTACCAGTTTTGGCACTTATTCAGCCAGGTTCAAAAGAACCTCAACCGGTGCCTGGTCTGAATGGTCTCCCGCACCCATTGTAGTTCAGGAAAAAACAGCAACTGTAACACCTCCCATCAGTATTGATGGCATGCGTTCTAATGTATTACCAGCGCCTGATGGCAGTACCACGGTACCGCTTTCTGTGCCCACCGGCTATACATCCTACGAGTGGCGCAGAGTGAGCGATAACGCATTGATGGGCTCCACCAATGTAATCAATGCGGGACCGGGTTCTTACCGGGTACGTGTTACTGAACAGTTTGGTTGCAGCAGCAGTTTCTCACCTGATTATGTGGTGATCAGCGCATCGGGTTCAAACCTTCCTGATGCCGCTTCCAACCCAACAGCCATGGCCGTGTCGAATTCCTCACTGCGCCTTGACTGGAGTGAAAACCCCAACCCGGTTAACAATGAGACAGGGTATGAAATATATCGGTCAACCACATCAGGCGGACCTTATACCCTGATCACTATTACCGGCCAGAATGTACTAACCTATACAGACCTGGGTCTTACCCCGGCCGCAAAATACTACTACCTGATCCGTGCCATCAATGGAAACGGAGCAGGTGCGAACAGCCCTGAATTTAGTGGCACCACTCAATCGGATTCACAGATTCCTACTGCACCAACCAGTTTGGCTGTAGTTGGAACCTCGCGTTCTTCTGTTTCTCTTTCATGGGTGGCTGCTACTGATGATGTGGGCATCGATAAGTACGATATCTATATTAACGGTAATAAAGCTTATACAACCAGCGGAACATCTTTCACGGTCAATGGACTTGAACAACAGACCGCCTACGGGTTCTCTGTTCGTGCCCGTGATTTCTCGGGAAATATTTCAGCGCCAAGTAACCAGGTGAATGCTACAACGATTATCTCCGGCTTCTCCTTTAAATATGTTGAAGGCACCTGGAATAACCTGCCCAATTTTACAACGACAACCCCTGTGAAGACGGGGTATACCAATTCATTTGATATTGTTTCGGAAAGATTGGTACCAGACGGATATGGTTTCCTCTGGGAAGGGGTAATCAATATCCCAACCTCAGGTACCTATAATTTCCGCACCAACTCAGATGATGGTAGCCGCTTGTGGTTAGGCGCACGCAACACTACTACCAGTCCTTATTCATTCTCTGGTACATCCACCGTGAACAATGATGGAGTACATGGTGCTCAAAATGCTACGTCCAGCAACCTGAACCTGACGGCAGGAACTTATCCCATAGCTGTAGCCTTTTTTGACCGCAGCAGTGGTGAGTCGCTGACAGTTAGCTGGAGGACTCCAGCAACCGGAACATCGTATGTAACCATTCCGCTGACACAGTTCACAGAGAACTTCACAGCTCCCGGAGGCAGCCCGGCCAATCCTTCTAACCTGGTTGCGACCTCTGCCAGCTATAATAAGATCAATCTTTCCTGGACCGATAACAGCAATAACGAAACTGGTTTTGAGATCTGGAGAAGCACAGAATCTGAATCTGGATTTACCACGGTCGGTTTTGCCGCAGCAAATACTACCAGTTTTGTAGATAGCTTCTCGCTGGCTCCTTCCACCCGCTATTATTACCGTCTTCGTGCCGTAGGTAGCGCAGGTGTTTCCTCCTTTATCCCGCTCAATTCAGCACAGGCCAATTGGAAATTCAATGGCAATTATGATGATGCAACTGGAAATGGAAGAACAGTTACACCAAATAATACACCCACCTTTAACAGCGCCGATAAGCAGGAGGGCAGCCATGCTGTGGAAATGAACGGTTCTACCCAGGACCTGACGGTTACCACTGCTTCGGGTGATTATATCCGTGGTGGTTACAATGCCAAAACGGTTGCATTTTGGATGAAAGCGGATGTGACCAGCTCCAACCGCGGTGTATTCGATCTGGGAGGTAATGATGATGGTTTGGCCATGTATATCAACGCTAACCAATTGATTGCCGGTATCGCCAGCAATAATACACGCCGCAGTCTGACAACCCCCTACAATAACACCGGTTGGAATCATATAGCGCTCGTATATAGCGGATCGACCCTGCGTTTATATGTAAACGGAACCAACGTTGCTTCCAATACCAGTCTCGGCTTTACTTCGCTGGGAACTACTACGGATGCTTCCATGATCGGTGATGATAATGGAACCAATGCACTCAACACAGGCTTTGGCCAGTTTGATGGTAAGCTGGATAACTTCATGATCTTTGGAAAGGAATTAAGTGCCTCGGAGATTGTGGACCTGATGAATAATGTCTATGATTATTCTACAGCTGTTACCGCAGCCCTTCCGGCCATTCCAGGAGCCCCCACTTCGCTCAATGCCTCAGGTATCAGTGCGGGTAATATTCAACTGAGCTGGAATGACAATAGCAATAACGAAACCGAATTTGAAATATTCCGGAGTGTAGGTGATAACAGCAACTATCGCTTGCTGGCCACACGTACCTCTAATGCAGGTGCAACGGCCACCTATGTGGACGAAGGCCTGTTTAGCAACGTACTTTACTTCTATCAGGTTCGTGCCAAAGGTGTAGGTGGACTCAGTGCTTTCTCCAATGAAGCCAGCAGCCGCACCCTGAACACAATTCCTGTCATTAATTCGATATCGAATTTTACGATCCGGTATGATGTACCGTATGTATTGAACCTGAGCGCCACTGATGGTGACGGAGAAAACCTGACACTTGATCCAGGTACACTACCTTCCTTTGCCACCTTTGCATCAACAGGGAATGGCACAGGCACCATTACGTTCAATGCGAATATCAGTCACCTGGGAAGCTATCCTGTCCGTGTCATCGTTACCGATGTACAGGGAGGAAAGGATACTACCGATTTTGTAGTGACGGTAAATAGTAATTATGTCCCCACGATCAACAATGTATCAAACCTTACGCTGGATGAAGGTGGGGTACAGGTAGTAAACCTGACAGCGAATGACCAGGATGGCACTGCCGGATTGGTTTGGGATGGCACTGGCTTACCTGCCTTTGTTCAACTTAACGATCTGGGTAATGGACAGGCTACGCTGACCTTGACCCCGGGTTATGCCGCAGCCGGAGCGTATACCATTGGCTTGAAAGTGAATGATGGAAATGGTGGAAGTGGTACAAACTCTTTTGTTGTGACCGTAAATGATAAAGATCCCGGAGGCGCGGTTTATTATGTCAATATGTTGAATCCGGGCTTCCAGGCAGCTGTAAGTCCATGGAATAATGTGAGCAGTACAGCTACAGTAGCCCTGGCCAATGAGGCTGGTCAAACCGGACCTGTAACCTTCTCCATACTCGATGCACCCTGGAACAGTTGGTATGAAGGCGCTACCACGGGAAATAACAGTGGTATCCTGCCGGATGATGTAATCCGTGATTATTACTTCTTTGGCATCTTTGGTGCACCTGAGACCGTTCAGTTCCGTTTAGCGGGTCTGCCTGCAGGCTATAAATATAACCTGCGTCTGATGGCAAGTAGCCGTTGGACAGGTGTAGCGGATAACGGAAGCACAGTATTTACAATCGGTGCTGAATCGCATACACTAAATACACAAAACAATAATCAGAACCTGGCCGTATTTACAGGGCTGACTGCGGACGCAAATGGCTACATTACTGTGACCATGAGCAAGGCTCCCGGTGCTCCTGTTGGTTACCTGAATGGATTTATTCTGGAGCAGGTATTTGATGATGGCACAAGCCCTGTACTGCCTACTGGTCTTTCTGCACAGAACCTGCCTGATGGAACAGTTGGTATACAGTGGACAGATGTTGCTTATAATGAAACCCGCTATGAGGTTTATCGCTCTACTTCAGAGAATGGTGTGTACACACTGCTGAACCCCGGAGCCGATAATGCCAACACTACATCATATGTGGATGCTACTGTATTGAGCAGCGCAACCTACTATTATAAGATCGCGGCCGTGAATGCCTACGGCACTTCGAACCAGACCAATGCTGTAAGCGTGACCACAGGGAATAAAGCACCCGTGTTTGCTGTAGTGGCCAATCAATTTGTTAAATCCGGAAACAGCAGCGTGCTCAACCTGACCGCTTCCGATGATGCTGGTGATGTATTGACGATGACGGTGACCAATCTGCCTTCCTTTGCTTCATATACAAGTACGGGTAATGGCACCGGTACCATCAACATCAATCCGGGTACTGATGACCTCGGAATCTATAAAGGTGTGAAAGTAACCGTGTCCGATAACTTTGGAGCATCGGTAGAACGCGTATTTGATATCAGTGTGACCGATAATGGTACTCGTTCCTGGTACCTCAATGTTGTAGGTACCAAGGGAACCGCAGAAGGCCAGCAGCCCTGGAATGAATTGGGTGGCTTCCCCTTCAGTGACCTCACCCTTTCAAACCTGAAAGATGATAATGATGCCACCACATCGGTTGGTTTCCGCCTGGTGCAAAACTGGAGCGAAGGTTGGAATGGTGGTATGGTAACCGGAAACAACAGTGGGGTATTTAACGACAATGTGTTGAAATCTTCGATCTATGAAGAGTCAACTTCACCCCGTAATTTCCAACTGACCGGTTTGAATTCGGCCAAACGGTACAACGTAGCTATCCTGAGTTCCAATAACTCTGGTTTCAATACCCAGGCTACCTGGACCTCAGGCAGCCAAAGCAAAACCTTTAGCGCTGCCCACAATAGCGACAAGTTGATCCAATTGAACGGATTGACCCCTGATGCAAATGGCACCATCCAGGTTACCATGACCAAAGCTGCCGCGGCCCGTTTTGCGTTCTTTAATGCACTGGTACTGGAGGAATATGATGCCTCCACCACACCGGTTCGCCCGCTGCGCTTGTTTACAGAAACAGAAGGTCAGCGTGTAAGGTTGGTATGGTCAGACCGTAGCTACAACGAAACCGGGTTCCAGATCTGGCGTAGTGTATCAGGTGGTAGCTTTAGTCTGCTTACTACCGTGGGCGCTAACGTGGAAAATTATACCGATAATTCTGTATCTACCAACCGTCGTTACCAATACCGTGTGCGCGCCATCAATGGGGCCACCAACAGTGGGTATAGTAATACGGCCAATGCCATGATCGCAGAGCGTATCGTATATGTGAACTTTACAGGTAACCAAACACAGGGCAGCCCCTGGAACAATACCACGATCGCTCCGTTCAAAGATCAGATCCAGGCAAATCTCCTGAACAGTCAGAACATCAATACAGGTATCAATCTTGAAGTGACCCAGAATTTTGGTGGAACCTTTGATGTTGGTACAACCACAGGTACAGACTACCCCGATAATGTGATGTTGACCAGCTGGTGGGTGGAAGGACGTGGAGATGAAACAGGTATCTTCAAACTGAAGAACCTCAATCAGGCCAAACACTACCGCATAGGTATTACCGGTAGCTCAGCCTGGGAAGGTGATTTCAGCGGAATCTATACCATCAATGGTACTCACCGCTACCTGAATACACACCTGAACGAGAACAAAGCAGTTTACTTTGAGCACGTGGTACCCAACGAGAACGGAGAGATCACACTCAGTATGACGGGAGAATCCTTTGCTAACTGGGCCTTTATCGGTGGATTGATCATTGAGTCCTATGATGATGATGGTCTGAGCGGCGAAGCGGTGATCAGCAATGGCCTCCAGGGTGAAACCGGGTATGTTGCTCCGGATGGAGACGGCGACGCTCTTGCAGCCCGTAGCACCCCAGCGAATACAGCCCCTGAGGCCGTAATCCTGAAAGGGGTCAGAATATCGCCCAATCCATTCATCGATGAGCTCAACCTCCAGATCAACCTGGAATCCGAAGCTTCGCATTTGTCGGTCCTGATGGTGGATTTGAGTGGTAAACGGGTGTACCGCAAGGAATTGGGTAAAACGTCGGCCGGGCCTCAATTGATCCGGATTGGGGCAGGAGGTGAGTTGTCCAGTTTGAAAACAGGTGTTTACATCCTTAATATCAATAATAACGGGCAATCCATCCAGACCTTTAAATTGCTAAAAAACAGATAA